Proteins encoded within one genomic window of Dyadobacter chenhuakuii:
- a CDS encoding ribonucleoside-diphosphate reductase subunit alpha — MYVIKRDGRRESVKFDKVTARIEKLSYGLDTNYIQPIEVAKKVVSGIYDGVTTAELDNLAAETAASMTTKHPDYAILAARVAISNLHKNTLKSFSATMKRLYTYVDGKTGENASLIAKDVYDVIRQNASLLDSTIIYDRDYAYDYFGYKTLEKSYLLKVDGKIVERPQHMLMRVAVGIHQEDVQAAIETYHLLSEKWFTHATPTLFNAGTPKPQMSSCFLLTMKEDSINGIYDTLKNCALISQSAGGIGLSIHDVRATGTYIKGTNGQSNGIVPMLRVFNDTARYVDQGGGKRKGSFAIYMEPWHSDIFDFLDLKKNHGKEEQRARDLFYALWIPDLFMKRVEANDTWSLFCPHECPGLSDTHSEDFVKLYERYEMEGKARKTIKAQDLWFAIMESQIETGTPYMLYKDHANSKSNQKNLGTIKSSNLCTEIIEYTAPDEVAVCNLASIALPKFIEQGPDGFMHFDHQKLYEITKVITRNLNKIIDLNYYPVPEAEKSNKRHRPIGIGVQGLADAFCLMRMPFDSDEARQLNKDIFETIYYGAMESSMELAEKLGPYETWAGSPVSQGIFQFDMWNVTPDSNRWDWEKLRKGVIQHGVRNSLLLAPMPTASTSQILGNNECFEPFTSNIYVRRVLSGEFVVVNKYLLKDLVRLGLWNEEMKNNLVRASGSVQAIPNIPQNIKDLYKTAWEIKQRSLLDMSADRGAFICQSQSLNIFMEEANFGKLTSMHFYAWKKGLKTGMYYLRTRAASDPVQFTLSKQAEPQIEPATAVVAEKELNYVQYAEEHARPIVPRDNKADMQCSLDDPESCEACGS; from the coding sequence ATGTATGTAATAAAACGCGACGGGCGCCGTGAATCGGTTAAATTCGATAAGGTAACCGCGCGAATTGAAAAATTGAGCTACGGGCTTGATACAAACTATATTCAGCCCATAGAAGTCGCTAAAAAAGTGGTCTCCGGGATTTACGACGGAGTGACTACGGCGGAACTGGATAACCTGGCTGCGGAAACTGCGGCGTCTATGACCACCAAGCACCCGGATTATGCGATTTTGGCAGCCCGCGTAGCGATCTCAAATCTTCATAAAAATACATTGAAGTCGTTCTCCGCCACGATGAAGCGACTTTATACCTATGTTGATGGAAAAACCGGCGAAAATGCGTCGTTGATTGCGAAAGATGTTTATGATGTCATTCGCCAAAACGCTTCGCTTCTTGATTCTACCATTATATATGACCGCGATTATGCCTATGATTATTTCGGTTACAAAACGCTTGAAAAGTCATACCTATTAAAGGTTGACGGTAAAATCGTTGAAAGACCCCAACACATGCTGATGCGTGTTGCCGTTGGGATTCACCAGGAAGATGTGCAGGCAGCGATTGAGACGTATCATTTACTTTCTGAAAAATGGTTTACGCATGCGACGCCAACATTGTTTAATGCTGGAACGCCGAAACCCCAAATGTCGTCTTGCTTTCTGTTGACGATGAAAGAGGATAGCATCAATGGGATTTACGATACGCTGAAAAATTGCGCATTGATTTCGCAATCGGCCGGCGGGATCGGTTTGAGTATTCATGATGTGCGTGCAACGGGTACATATATTAAAGGAACCAATGGCCAGTCGAACGGGATTGTGCCGATGCTTCGCGTCTTTAATGATACGGCAAGATATGTGGATCAGGGCGGTGGAAAGCGCAAAGGTTCTTTTGCTATATATATGGAACCATGGCATTCGGATATTTTTGATTTCCTGGATTTGAAGAAAAACCACGGGAAAGAAGAGCAGCGTGCGCGTGACCTTTTCTACGCATTGTGGATTCCGGATCTTTTCATGAAGCGTGTGGAAGCCAATGATACGTGGTCATTATTCTGTCCGCACGAATGTCCAGGACTTTCGGATACGCACAGCGAGGATTTCGTAAAGCTTTACGAGCGGTATGAAATGGAAGGCAAAGCGCGTAAAACCATTAAAGCGCAGGATCTGTGGTTTGCCATTATGGAATCGCAGATTGAAACAGGCACTCCTTATATGTTGTATAAGGACCATGCAAACAGCAAGTCGAACCAGAAGAACCTGGGAACGATCAAGTCTTCGAACCTTTGCACCGAGATCATTGAGTATACAGCGCCGGACGAAGTGGCGGTTTGTAACCTCGCTTCGATCGCATTGCCGAAGTTCATCGAGCAAGGCCCGGACGGCTTCATGCATTTTGATCACCAGAAATTGTATGAGATCACAAAAGTGATCACCCGCAACCTGAACAAGATCATCGATCTTAATTACTATCCTGTTCCGGAAGCTGAGAAAAGCAACAAGAGACATCGCCCGATCGGGATTGGCGTTCAAGGATTGGCAGATGCATTCTGTCTGATGCGCATGCCATTTGATTCCGATGAAGCGCGTCAGTTGAATAAGGACATTTTTGAAACCATCTATTATGGTGCTATGGAATCGTCCATGGAGCTGGCTGAAAAGCTTGGACCATACGAGACTTGGGCAGGCAGTCCGGTTTCACAAGGCATTTTCCAATTCGATATGTGGAATGTTACGCCGGACAGCAATCGCTGGGATTGGGAGAAGTTGAGAAAAGGCGTTATCCAGCATGGCGTGCGCAATTCGCTGCTCCTTGCCCCGATGCCGACGGCTTCTACAAGCCAGATCCTTGGCAACAACGAATGCTTCGAGCCATTCACTTCTAATATATATGTAAGAAGGGTTCTTTCAGGTGAATTTGTTGTAGTGAATAAATATCTGCTCAAAGACCTGGTAAGGCTGGGTCTTTGGAATGAGGAAATGAAAAACAACCTCGTTCGTGCCAGCGGATCTGTTCAGGCCATTCCAAACATTCCGCAGAACATTAAAGACCTTTATAAAACGGCATGGGAAATTAAGCAGCGCAGCTTGCTGGATATGTCCGCCGACCGTGGCGCATTCATCTGCCAGTCGCAATCGCTTAATATCTTCATGGAAGAGGCAAACTTCGGTAAACTGACATCCATGCACTTCTACGCCTGGAAGAAAGGACTGAAAACAGGCATGTACTATTTAAGGACCCGCGCAGCGTCTGATCCGGTACAGTTCACATTAAGCAAGCAAGCAGAGCCACAAATCGAGCCTGCAACAGCTGTGGTTGCTGAGAAGGAGCTGAATTACGTTCAGTATGCAGAAGAACATGCTAGGCCCATTGTTCCAAGAGACAACAAAGCGGATATGCAATGCTCATTGGATGATCCTGAAAGCTGTGAGGCTTGTGGATCTTAA
- a CDS encoding acyltransferase family protein: protein METASANVTANKKEVSNVKRLASMDALRGFDMLMISGGGAFIFLLGGKTGINAVDAISAQFIHPEWHGFTFYDFIFPLFLFLAGTSLAFSVTGALAKGISQSEILRKTFKRMLILIALGILDKNAPIDLFDPAQIRYGSVLGRIGLATFIGAILYLNFSFTNRIWIAISTLILYYLALIFIPVPGYGAGDLSFEGNLVGWFDRNFMPGKLKQGTYDELALLTQFPSICLTLFGTIAGDIMLRSHVARTKLMQLFFCGIVGILSGLIWNLAFPINKHLWSSSFIMLTSGMAFALLAIFYWIIDVKGYKKWAFFFQVIGMNSLVIYLAVRFIDFNASSKLLFEGIYKYSPEKWHEVFNALGGFVIVWFFLYFLYRHKIFVKV, encoded by the coding sequence ATGGAGACTGCTTCGGCCAACGTAACAGCAAATAAGAAGGAAGTGAGCAATGTCAAAAGACTTGCTTCAATGGATGCGCTCCGCGGCTTTGACATGCTAATGATTTCCGGAGGCGGTGCTTTTATTTTCCTATTGGGTGGTAAAACGGGTATTAATGCCGTAGACGCAATTTCAGCGCAATTCATACATCCCGAATGGCACGGATTTACATTTTATGATTTTATCTTTCCCCTATTCCTGTTTTTAGCGGGCACATCGCTGGCGTTTAGTGTAACGGGAGCACTAGCAAAAGGAATCTCCCAGTCGGAAATTTTGAGAAAGACATTCAAACGAATGTTGATATTGATTGCGCTTGGTATTCTTGATAAAAATGCCCCGATCGATTTATTTGATCCGGCGCAGATTCGCTATGGAAGCGTTTTGGGAAGGATAGGCCTGGCCACATTCATTGGGGCTATTCTTTACCTGAATTTCTCCTTTACCAATAGAATTTGGATTGCAATCTCGACGCTTATCCTGTATTACTTGGCGTTGATATTCATTCCGGTGCCCGGTTACGGAGCGGGAGACCTTTCGTTTGAGGGCAACCTTGTGGGCTGGTTTGACCGGAACTTTATGCCAGGCAAACTGAAACAAGGCACTTATGATGAGCTCGCACTACTGACACAGTTTCCATCTATTTGTCTGACGTTATTTGGAACCATTGCCGGTGACATCATGCTGCGCAGCCACGTTGCCAGAACCAAGCTTATGCAGCTTTTCTTCTGCGGAATTGTAGGGATTCTCTCCGGCTTAATTTGGAATTTAGCTTTTCCAATAAACAAACACCTTTGGTCCAGCTCATTCATCATGCTTACCTCCGGAATGGCTTTTGCATTACTGGCTATATTTTACTGGATCATAGATGTAAAAGGCTATAAGAAGTGGGCTTTTTTCTTCCAGGTGATAGGAATGAACTCTCTTGTAATTTATCTGGCAGTCCGGTTTATCGACTTCAATGCATCCTCGAAACTTCTCTTTGAAGGGATTTATAAGTATTCGCCAGAAAAATGGCATGAAGTATTTAATGCATTAGGAGGGTTTGTAATCGTCTGGTTTTTCCTCTATTTTCTTTACAGACATAAAATCTTTGTAAAAGTCTAG
- a CDS encoding winged helix DNA-binding domain-containing protein, which produces MTINDIILLRLHNQQISHNPSNTPEEVVAWMGAIQAQDYAGAKWSLGLRLPKSTESDIDNAIARKAIIRTWPMRGTLHFVAADDVRWLLKLLTPRIIAGSAGRHRQLELDEATFKKSEELLSSALEGGKQLMRSEVYAILERSGIATANQRGMHIINYLAQKQVLCHGVHNEKQPTYVLLDEWVPDSKHLERDEALAELALRYFRSHGPATLNDFVWWSGLKISDARAGLDSVSSALEMIECEGRTYWTGAEHPEMSAIPSTFLLPDFDEYMLGYTDRTPILAAQYAGRIVPGNNGMFMPTIVSDGQVIGLWKRILKKDKISVEAMPFEKVSKAKIKSIATEAKRYGKYLGKSVSLAD; this is translated from the coding sequence ATGACCATCAACGACATCATATTACTGCGCCTTCATAATCAACAAATTTCCCATAATCCGTCCAATACACCGGAGGAAGTCGTGGCGTGGATGGGCGCTATACAAGCGCAGGACTATGCGGGCGCGAAATGGTCGCTCGGTTTGAGGCTGCCAAAAAGTACCGAATCAGACATTGATAATGCCATTGCGCGGAAGGCGATCATTCGGACGTGGCCTATGCGGGGAACACTGCATTTCGTTGCTGCTGATGATGTGAGGTGGTTGCTTAAATTATTGACGCCCCGGATAATTGCGGGATCAGCCGGTCGGCACCGGCAACTGGAATTGGACGAAGCGACATTTAAAAAAAGCGAGGAACTGCTGTCTAGTGCATTGGAAGGCGGAAAGCAACTGATGCGGAGCGAAGTATATGCCATTTTAGAGCGTTCAGGTATTGCAACGGCAAATCAGCGCGGCATGCATATTATCAATTATCTTGCTCAAAAGCAGGTTTTATGCCACGGTGTGCACAATGAAAAGCAACCAACATATGTACTGCTGGACGAATGGGTTCCTGATTCCAAGCATCTGGAACGCGATGAAGCATTGGCAGAACTGGCATTGCGCTATTTCAGAAGCCATGGACCGGCCACGCTCAATGATTTTGTCTGGTGGTCTGGATTGAAGATCTCCGACGCACGAGCAGGTTTAGATTCAGTTTCATCGGCTCTTGAAATGATTGAGTGCGAAGGACGAACTTATTGGACAGGAGCTGAGCATCCTGAAATGAGCGCCATCCCTTCAACATTTTTACTACCAGATTTTGATGAGTATATGCTGGGCTACACGGATAGAACGCCGATCCTGGCAGCTCAATATGCGGGTAGAATCGTTCCTGGAAACAACGGAATGTTTATGCCAACCATTGTATCGGATGGGCAAGTGATAGGCCTTTGGAAGCGAATTTTAAAGAAGGATAAGATTTCAGTTGAAGCTATGCCTTTTGAAAAAGTCAGTAAGGCCAAAATTAAATCTATCGCGACAGAAGCTAAGAGGTATGGTAAATATCTTGGCAAAAGCGTCTCGCTTGCTGACTAG
- a CDS encoding 2-C-methyl-D-erythritol 4-phosphate cytidylyltransferase, with the protein MQEYVIIVAGGSGSRMKSELPKQFLKINGLPILMHTIHAFRKYSDALQIVLVLPAEQMIFWKKLCEEHSFQIACTLVAGGDSRFASVKNGLGSIQDHEGLVAVHDGVRPVISKEIIAAGFVKAVEQGSAVTSVPLKDSIRKVEESGKNQAVDRTAFQLIQTPQTFRLDWMQEAFAVDYNEQFTDCASVLEAAGYPIHLIPGAYENIKITTPEDLRWAEIYL; encoded by the coding sequence ATGCAAGAATATGTCATTATAGTTGCCGGAGGAAGTGGAAGCCGCATGAAAAGCGAGCTTCCCAAACAGTTTTTGAAAATCAATGGTCTGCCAATCCTGATGCATACCATTCACGCATTCAGGAAATATTCTGATGCACTGCAAATCGTTTTGGTTCTTCCTGCTGAGCAGATGATATTCTGGAAAAAGCTTTGTGAAGAACATTCATTTCAAATTGCATGCACATTAGTTGCCGGCGGTGATTCCCGCTTTGCATCTGTAAAAAACGGGCTGGGCAGCATTCAAGATCATGAAGGATTGGTTGCGGTGCATGATGGCGTAAGGCCTGTTATCAGTAAAGAAATTATCGCCGCAGGTTTCGTAAAAGCTGTTGAGCAAGGCAGCGCCGTTACCAGCGTTCCGCTCAAAGATTCAATTAGAAAAGTTGAAGAGAGCGGGAAAAACCAGGCTGTGGACAGAACCGCATTTCAATTGATCCAGACCCCTCAGACATTTCGCCTGGATTGGATGCAGGAAGCGTTCGCAGTAGATTACAATGAGCAATTTACAGATTGCGCCAGTGTCTTGGAGGCCGCAGGCTATCCGATTCATCTGATTCCCGGTGCCTATGAAAATATAAAGATTACAACACCGGAAGATTTGCGGTGGGCCGAAATATATCTTTGA
- the queA gene encoding tRNA preQ1(34) S-adenosylmethionine ribosyltransferase-isomerase QueA, translated as MKLSEFKFDLPQSLIALHPSDRGESRLMVVHRKTGEIEHKTFADLINYFDDGDVMAINDTKVFPARLFGQKEKTGAKIEVFLLRELNREMRLWDVLVDPARKIRVGNKLYFGDSDLVAEVIDNTTSRGRTIRFLYDGDNDAFMKLVDELGETPLPPEIISRRKVETSDRERFQTIFAEHVGAVAAPTAGMHFTKAIMKRLEIKGVNFAPVTLHVGLGTFRTVDVEDLTKHKTDSENYRITQSSADIVNAAIDNKKRICAVGTTSLKAVESSVSASGHLKAVEGWTDRFVFPPYDFKIATALLSNFQLPESILLMSACAFGGFDLVMKAYDLAIKEKYKFFTYGDAMLII; from the coding sequence ATGAAGCTATCCGAATTTAAGTTTGATCTTCCCCAGAGTTTAATTGCACTTCATCCTTCAGACCGCGGCGAATCCCGCCTTATGGTTGTTCACCGTAAAACAGGAGAAATAGAACATAAAACCTTTGCAGACCTTATCAATTATTTTGACGACGGGGATGTAATGGCCATTAATGACACAAAAGTTTTTCCGGCCCGTCTGTTTGGTCAAAAGGAAAAAACAGGTGCAAAAATTGAAGTTTTCCTTTTGCGCGAACTGAACCGTGAAATGCGTCTTTGGGACGTTCTGGTTGATCCTGCGCGTAAAATCCGTGTTGGTAACAAGCTTTATTTTGGGGACAGCGACCTGGTTGCTGAGGTGATCGACAATACAACTTCACGTGGCCGTACGATCCGTTTTCTTTATGACGGTGACAACGACGCGTTCATGAAACTTGTTGACGAATTGGGTGAGACGCCGCTTCCTCCGGAAATTATTTCCAGACGTAAAGTTGAAACATCTGACAGAGAACGTTTCCAGACCATTTTTGCTGAACACGTTGGCGCAGTTGCAGCCCCTACGGCTGGAATGCACTTTACGAAGGCGATCATGAAGCGTTTGGAGATCAAAGGTGTCAATTTTGCGCCTGTAACCTTGCATGTTGGGCTTGGCACATTCCGGACTGTGGATGTGGAAGATCTCACGAAACACAAAACAGATTCTGAAAATTATAGAATTACACAAAGCAGCGCCGACATTGTCAACGCAGCTATTGATAACAAAAAACGCATTTGCGCAGTTGGTACGACTTCATTGAAAGCGGTCGAATCTTCTGTTTCTGCGAGCGGACATTTAAAAGCAGTTGAAGGCTGGACAGACAGGTTTGTGTTTCCTCCTTACGATTTCAAAATCGCGACTGCATTGCTATCTAACTTTCAGCTTCCTGAGTCCATTTTATTGATGTCGGCTTGTGCATTTGGAGGTTTTGATCTGGTTATGAAGGCTTACGACCTTGCTATCAAGGAGAAATATAAATTTTTCACCTACGGCGACGCGATGCTGATTATTTAA
- a CDS encoding acetyl-CoA carboxylase biotin carboxylase subunit, protein MSSIKKILVANRGEIALRIMRTAREMNIATVAVFSEADRKSPHVRYADEAVCIGPAASSESYLRGDKIIQVCRELHVDAIHPGYGFLSENAGFAQMVREAGIIFIGPSPEAIEIMGSKLAAKQAASRYNIPMVPGTETAITDRMEAKTRAREIGYPILIKASAGGGGKGMRVVDNESDFDEQMDRAVSEAQTSFGDGSVFIEKYITSPKHIEIQILGDQHGNIIHLFERECSIQRRHQKVIEEAPSISITNETRVEMGRCAIDVAKSCGYYGAGTVEFILDEQGNFYFLEMNTRLQVEHPVTEQITGVDLVKQMIFIAEGKPLTLKQSDLAIKGHAIEVRVYAEDATNNFLPDVGTLHTYIKPGGNGVRVDDGFEQGMDIPIYYDPMIAKLITYGADREETIQKMIRAIDEYQISGVQTTLPFCKFVMNHPVFRSGNFDTNFVINHFLPQMLTEEISSDSARLAAIISTHLLQKTQSDTDLNNASENKKASLWKLRRMHNL, encoded by the coding sequence AAAAAATACTGGTTGCCAATCGTGGCGAGATTGCATTGCGCATCATGCGTACGGCGAGAGAAATGAACATTGCGACGGTTGCTGTTTTTAGTGAGGCGGACAGGAAGTCTCCGCACGTGCGTTATGCGGATGAGGCGGTTTGCATTGGTCCTGCCGCTTCGTCTGAATCATATTTGAGAGGTGATAAAATCATTCAGGTTTGCCGGGAGCTTCATGTAGACGCCATACATCCCGGCTATGGCTTTTTATCCGAAAATGCCGGCTTTGCTCAAATGGTGAGAGAAGCAGGAATTATTTTCATAGGCCCATCGCCTGAGGCAATCGAGATCATGGGCAGTAAGTTGGCCGCAAAGCAGGCAGCCAGCCGATACAACATCCCTATGGTGCCTGGCACAGAGACAGCCATAACCGATCGCATGGAAGCCAAAACGAGAGCGCGGGAAATTGGTTATCCTATTTTGATCAAAGCTTCTGCAGGTGGCGGTGGAAAAGGCATGCGGGTGGTTGATAACGAAAGTGATTTTGACGAACAAATGGACCGGGCCGTTAGCGAAGCGCAAACTTCTTTTGGCGATGGTTCTGTATTTATTGAAAAATACATTACTTCCCCCAAACACATTGAAATTCAAATTTTAGGCGATCAGCATGGCAACATTATCCATTTGTTTGAGCGCGAATGCTCCATTCAGCGCCGGCATCAGAAAGTAATCGAAGAAGCACCTTCTATATCAATCACAAATGAAACCAGAGTAGAAATGGGCCGCTGTGCCATTGATGTGGCCAAATCATGCGGATATTATGGAGCCGGGACGGTTGAGTTTATTCTGGACGAGCAAGGAAATTTCTATTTTCTGGAAATGAACACGCGCCTTCAGGTGGAACATCCTGTAACGGAACAGATTACAGGTGTTGATTTGGTAAAACAAATGATCTTCATTGCAGAAGGAAAGCCTTTGACATTGAAACAAAGCGACCTTGCGATCAAAGGCCACGCGATAGAAGTGCGCGTTTATGCGGAAGACGCCACCAATAATTTTCTTCCCGACGTGGGAACATTACATACATACATCAAGCCGGGCGGGAATGGCGTCAGGGTTGATGATGGATTCGAACAGGGCATGGACATTCCGATCTATTACGACCCGATGATCGCAAAACTTATTACTTACGGTGCGGACCGTGAAGAAACCATTCAGAAAATGATCCGGGCCATTGACGAATACCAGATTTCGGGCGTGCAAACCACGCTGCCTTTCTGCAAATTTGTGATGAACCATCCTGTATTCAGATCGGGGAATTTTGATACGAACTTTGTAATAAATCATTTCCTGCCCCAAATGCTGACGGAGGAAATTAGCAGCGACTCTGCCCGGCTAGCGGCCATCATCAGTACGCATCTGTTGCAGAAAACGCAGTCTGATACTGACTTGAATAATGCTTCTGAAAATAAAAAAGCTTCTCTCTGGAAGCTCCGCCGCATGCACAATCTTTAA